From Solibaculum mannosilyticum:
GAGCTGTCCGCTCCGGCCTACAATAGCCGGACATACCATAACCGACAGATGTCCATCCTCCAGCTTCTTCACCCGGCCAAGCAGTTTGATGACACCGTCCAAACTTTCAGCATACTCTACATCTTCCAATGTAATGTTGGTAATGCCTTCGGTATGCACTTGTTCCGGATAAACGTGCTTGCCAAATACGAGGGATGCTAAGATGCAAATCTTGCGGCAGGAATCGTCACCCTGGACATCTGCACTGGGATCCCGCTCGGCATAGCCCAATTTTTGAGCCATATCCAAAGCATCCTGGAAACTCATCTGTTCCCGGATCATCTTGGTCAAGATGAAATTGGTAGTGCCGTTTAGAATACCGGCAATCTCATACACTTCATTGGCCGCCAGACACTGATACAGCGGCCGGATGATGGGAATGCCTCCCCCAACGCTGGCTTCAAACAAAAAACTGAGATTTTTTTCCCGGGCAATCTTTAAAAGTTCCGCGCCTTTGGTAGCCACCAATTCCTTATTGGAGGTCACGACGTGCTTTCCCTTGAGCATACAGGCTTTGACAAAATCATAAGCCGGATGCAAACCACCCATGCATTCTACCACAATGTCCACTTCCGGATCATTTTCAATGGCGGAAAAATCTTTGACAAATTTATCGGCATAGGGCAAATCCGGGAATTCCCTCAGATCAAGAATATATTTAATGTGAATTTCGTCGTGGGCTTTTTTGGTGATACTCCCGTGATTCTTCCGGAGCACCTCCACTACGCCGGATCCTACCGTTCCATGCCCCAGCACTGCGATTTGAACCATAATTATTTCATCCTCTCTCGTCCACCTGCCCGCGGCCTCTGAACCTCGCACAAGCTTTATACATTTTGATTGTTTTCTTTTGCATGCTCATGCACCCGATACATTCTCAATGCTCTGGACGCCATCAATCTCCTTAAGCGCCCCCAAAAGATCTTCCAGCTTAAAATCCCCCTGATCGGTCCGCACTGAGATGGATACCGGCGCCGCCCCCATAACGGGAATGTTTTGATTGATCGTCAGGATATTGACTCCCGATTGGTACAAGCTGGCGATTACCTGGGATAAAACTCCCGGTCGATCCCTTAAAATCATATGCATGGTGATGATACAGGAATTCGTCCGGTCGTTGTATGGGAAAAAGGCATCCTTGTATTTATAAAAAGCACTGCGGGAGATGCCTGCCATCCGGGACGCCTCCGCTGA
This genomic window contains:
- a CDS encoding homoserine dehydrogenase, which encodes MVQIAVLGHGTVGSGVVEVLRKNHGSITKKAHDEIHIKYILDLREFPDLPYADKFVKDFSAIENDPEVDIVVECMGGLHPAYDFVKACMLKGKHVVTSNKELVATKGAELLKIAREKNLSFLFEASVGGGIPIIRPLYQCLAANEVYEIAGILNGTTNFILTKMIREQMSFQDALDMAQKLGYAERDPSADVQGDDSCRKICILASLVFGKHVYPEQVHTEGITNITLEDVEYAESLDGVIKLLGRVKKLEDGHLSVMVCPAIVGRSGQLASVEDVFNGILVRGDAVGDVVFYGRGAGKLPTASAVVGDVIDCVKRLEYKKYLYWEDGEKGYVKDYRETSSRFYLRLKASDAQKVLDAAKVAFGEIQEAHRANAPSDEVAFATAEEIQESKLEQVLSQWEQDGTQVLGCIRLFDY
- a CDS encoding ACT domain-containing protein gives rise to the protein MPELARFYVVEASALPEVFLRVAEAKEYLNNGQAQSSAEASRMAGISRSAFYKYKDAFFPYNDRTNSCIITMHMILRDRPGVLSQVIASLYQSGVNILTINQNIPVMGAAPVSISVRTDQGDFKLEDLLGALKEIDGVQSIENVSGA